ggcaggaggaaggtttgTGTGATTGCAACAAGTGTTCGGAGGTGGCCTTCAGATGCTCTCAGCTTGGCTTCTATGGAATCCAGAGGGATTTCCCCCTGTGGAGGGAGATCTCAGCAGGTGTcctgcctccccagctctctctggCTGCTCCCTTCCTCTGTTCTCCTCCAACCTGCCTCTCACCATCCTGGGAgctcagcaggcacagagggcacagacagagctgccagcaccctgggcaggggctgtgctggctggtaCCAAGCTGCTTTCGAGGGTTCCTGGAGGCAGTGTCTGGAGCCATCATTGTCACCACCCTGGTCTGGAGGTGGCTGTCAGAGAGGTTTGGGCAGCCAAGATGCCAGGTGGTGACCTcagtccagctgctgctgctcacttgGACAGGTTTTAACTTCTTGTTTGTGATGCTCAGTGTCCTGGTGAACCACAGAAGGGCTTGAGCTGGAAAggaaggaccttcaagatcatccagttccaacccccatgccatgggcagggacacctcccactagcccaagctgttcaaggcctcatccagcctggtcctgaacactcCACTGCACCATGCTGGGGGGCCCTGTtggagctctgctctcagctgatTCACTTCTTGGGACAGACCTGTCTGAAGGTCCTGTGTGACCCCAGCCCCTGGCTGAGTCCCTCCAGCTTCCCAGGCCtctcccttctgcagccttgcctggaagagcagccctgccttCCTCAGGGAGTgtctgggaagaggaggaggaggaggagtgccCTTAGCGAGCGgcgtgcagaggagctgcactCTGCCCGCGGCGTGCAGCTGCTTATCGAGGaggatctgcagcagcagcagcgtttgcagggcacagggacagccctggggctctgctcAGGCAACCTCCATCCCTGCGGGCTCCTGACTTTGCTTTGGGTGCCCTTCGccctcctgtgccaggctgagctcccggtgcagagccaggctccTGGGTGTGACGAAGGGGCTGCACTGGAGGGCAGGCTGAGTGGGCACAGTTGGCAGCGTGGGGGTTtcagggagcagtgctgtgtccacagcccaagcagcagtggcaggagagcaggagcttTTTGCTGGCTGGGCACTGTGGGGACCTGCAGCTGGAACCCTGCTCGCccacaggggaaaagaaaagggcaaGGACTTGCCCAGGGTTGTGCCAGGCGAagtcagagctggcagcagagcctgggctctgcctgctgaaTCACGTTCAGGGGAAGCAGGTCTTTCCAGAACAGGGGGAGCCACTGCCCTGtgaccagccctgctctggggtttcctccctgggggtagggaggtggtggctggGGTGTCCCCATAGCTCTTCAGTCCCTCCAGGCCCATGGCTGCTGCCACTGGGGTGTGGGCAGGGCTGTTCCTGGGGTTTagctgctggcagagaggtGTGGACAAAGTGCAGGATCCAAAGaagccttttccttcccttccctcagcGGCTTCCTGTTCCTTGCACCTCCTAAAACACCTCTGGACTAGTGGCCTGGGAAGTGCCCACAtggctgctgccctggcccCTCTCTGCCCCACATCGTCCCAGCCTTCAGGAGCTGTAGGCTGCATCCGTGGGTCCTTGGTTCCCACCGCAGTGTGGAGGACTGGCAGAGGGTCTGGCCAGTGCCCAGTGTGCCTCAGATGAACTGctgcagccctccagcaccaaGCTGCGGGCCCCTGGCTGCTTCTGAGGTGGGAGGTTCTCCCCTCTGAGGGCAtctgctgctggtgcagagccagagggagctgctggttgTGCCTCTCCCCGTGCTGGTCGGGCAGGGGTCCCTGTGGGCTCTCGGCTCTGCCTCATTCTTGTTCTCCCTTGTCCTTGCTCCGCAGGCTGCAAAATCAAAGCCCTGCGCGCCAAGACCAACACCTACATCAAGACGCCGGTCAGGGGCGAGGAGCCGGTGTTCATCGTCACTGGGAGGAAGGAGGACGTGGAGATGGCCAAAAGGGAgatcctgtctgctgctgagcactTCTCCATGATCCGAGCCACGCGCAACAAGGCCAGCGGGCTGGCGGGGGCCATGCAGGGGCCGCCCAACCTGCCGGGCCAGACCACCATCCAGGTGCGTGTGCCCTACCGCgtggtggggctggtggtggggcCCAAGGGGGCCACCATCAAGCGGATCCAGCAGCAGACGCACACCTACATCGTGACGCCGAGCCGGGACAAGGAGCCAGTGTTCGAGGTGACCGGCATGCCCGAGAACGTGGACCGGGCGCGGGAGGAGATCGAGGCACACATCACCATGCGGACAGGCTCCTTCGTCGACGTCAACACCGACAATGACTTCCACTCCAACGGCACCGACGTCTGCCTTGACCTGCAGGGCAGCCCAGCCGGCCTCTGGGCCAAGGCTCCCCACCCCGCTGCACGCCGCCCCCCGCCTGCCCTGCGCCACGACAGCCTGggctccctgggcagtgcctcTGCCGAGCCCTACTACAGCGCGCGGGTGGCCGACGccagccccaccagcccctATGGCACCGGCGGCAGTGGTTTCACCTTTGGCGAGCCCCCGGCCCCGCTGGGCGCTGAGGAGTGCGACTTCGGCTTTGACTTCCTGGCCCTCGACCTCAccacacccaccaccaccatctgGTCACCCTTTGAGCGCTCAGGCAACCCCTTGCaggccttcagcagctgctcctccatcGGCAGCTCGCAGAGACGCAACAGCAGCACGGCCACCCCGCGCCACTCGCCCACCCTGCCCGAGGGCGGCGGCATGGCCCTGGACCACCCCTTGGCGCGCCGTATCCAGAGCGACCCTGTCAGCACCTTGTCCTGGCTGCCCACCCAAGGCTCGCTGTCCTCCTTCTCCAACAGTACTGgctactcctcctcctcctccctgcctggcagcaTCTCGGCCGCCTCAGGCTCGCCCACCGACTCGAGCAGCTCGGACGGGCACCGCAAGAGCTCTCGGGAGTGCATGGTGTGCTTTGAGAGTGAGGTGATCGCCGCCCTGGTGCCCTGTGGCCACAACCTCTTCTGCATGGAGTGTGCCATGCGCATCTGCGGCAAGGCCGAGCCCGAGTGCCCTGCGTGCCACACGCCTGCCACCCAAGCCATCCACATCTTCTCCTAGCCAGGGCCACTGCCAGCCGGCTCGCCGAGGGGCACCCCGGGCCTGCCCTCCGCCCCCAGACGGCTTTTTAAAGGACTGGAAACTGTTTCAAACTCGACCTTTTATTTAATAATGGATCCGAGGGGCGCAGGGGGGGGCTTGGGATATGGGGaaggggtgtggggggaaaaaaggagaggcTGCCGCTGGAGAGGGACAGACGGAGGGACGGAGAGCGGGGCGGGGAGGGTGGCCGCGATGGAATAACTTGGGTTCAGGGGAGGGGGTTTGGGGGAGCAAAGGGGCTGATGAAGACaatgaggatgaggagaaggggGTGGtgtggaagggaggagaggaggcgaCTCCAATGTTTACAGAATAGCTTTAACTTCACCCGGCTGGGGCGGCTGGGGCGGGGAGGGAGCCGCAGCTGTTCTCcactccccccctcccactAACAGTATTCAGTCTGCagacaaaataaacccaaacgaAAAGGTCCGGTTGCACTTTTTGTTTTAGGACACACAagggttggctttttttttttttcagttgttttggttttttcttggtttttattttgggttttattattatttttttacaaatcattctattattattattattattgctgttgttgttgttgttatacATTTGGTTGTCGTCGGCGTTGTCgcttcttgatttttttgtacctagggggtttttgttttctggaggATTCTTGATGGGTTCTAGAGATACAGAGGAGAGAATTTTGgggagttttggtttggttttgttgttttagttttagtttttttttgtttgtttgttttaatctaTTGCCAATGTGAAAAGTGCCCCAAAAATGCAGGGGATGAGGCTGGGGTCGTGGCCACAGGGGCCAGGCcagctggaggtggggaggggcaCAGTTAAGACACCAAGGTGCAAAAACCAGGCAGAGTTTGAGCTCTTTATTCTTTCCTGGTTGGGTTTGAGTTTcatgtgttttttgttttctgtttttgggatttgtttgtttgtttttttgttggtttggttttttgtctcattttcgtctttttattgtttggttcttgttttgtgttttggggttcttttgtcctttttttggggttcctttttgtctttttttttttcttttctgtctttttttttttttggtcccttTTTGGTGATTGTTTTTTGGtccttttttttgtcccttttttgtccttttttttttctggtccctttttgtcctttttttgtgGGAttctttttggtctttttttggttttgttttttagtcttcttggtaattttttttttttttgtcttcttttggtCTTTTTGTCATTTTGGGTCTTtgttttttggtctttttcttttttggtctttttcctcttttttggtattttttgtctcattttttgtcttttttgtttggttgtttttttgtcttttgtcttctttacgtgtttgtttctgtctttttttgtctccatctctgtgttgtttccctcctttttttttttttgcttttttttgggggggatgctttcattttaatctttttgtttgttcttctttttcttcttttttaatttttttcttttttttacctctttatGTATATGTAGGGAATTTATAGGAAAATATGTACTTTAttgaataaattttaaaaactaaaatatattttattttaaaataagaaaaaaaaataacggACCTTTAACCTTACATGGCTAAAGTACTGATTATATATTTGCTGAGCTGACTTGACGGTTATGAAAATTGTATCAAGAGTTTTATTTTTTGACTTCAAAGCCTTCTTAATAAAGACTTTTTACTATATACGAAGCCATCTGCTCCCGGAGCTCTTTACTGCCTGCAGTTTCCacaccccagcagccctgccctgctctgggcttgGACACTGTCACA
Above is a genomic segment from Indicator indicator isolate 239-I01 chromosome 36, UM_Iind_1.1, whole genome shotgun sequence containing:
- the MEX3D gene encoding RNA-binding protein MEX3D; this encodes MPGSIYQPEGGQPARGPPRCLALLSPPPPAGQEPPLEPEREREGPPPAQDEAAALRFALDQLSLLGLEEAGERGLRAAEAGGAGPEEPEAAAGGAGPGGLQARERGGGSPPAAGAGSPPAAFGNFAPHLAAAGALLAEPLGALGSRKKSVNMTECVPVPSSEHVAEIVGRQGCKIKALRAKTNTYIKTPVRGEEPVFIVTGRKEDVEMAKREILSAAEHFSMIRATRNKASGLAGAMQGPPNLPGQTTIQVRVPYRVVGLVVGPKGATIKRIQQQTHTYIVTPSRDKEPVFEVTGMPENVDRAREEIEAHITMRTGSFVDVNTDNDFHSNGTDVCLDLQGSPAGLWAKAPHPAARRPPPALRHDSLGSLGSASAEPYYSARVADASPTSPYGTGGSGFTFGEPPAPLGAEECDFGFDFLALDLTTPTTTIWSPFERSGNPLQAFSSCSSIGSSQRRNSSTATPRHSPTLPEGGGMALDHPLARRIQSDPVSTLSWLPTQGSLSSFSNSTGYSSSSSLPGSISAASGSPTDSSSSDGHRKSSRECMVCFESEVIAALVPCGHNLFCMECAMRICGKAEPECPACHTPATQAIHIFS